A single window of Leopardus geoffroyi isolate Oge1 chromosome D4, O.geoffroyi_Oge1_pat1.0, whole genome shotgun sequence DNA harbors:
- the LOC123592593 gene encoding U2 small nuclear ribonucleoprotein auxiliary factor 35 kDa subunit-related protein 2-like yields MAAPEKLPFPEKASHKKYRAALKKEKRKKRRQELARRRDSGLSQKEEEAAFIEEQHPEEEMSETERQKLHEAWLLREQKAQEEFRIKKEKEEAARKRQEEQRKLKEEWEEQQRKDRGEEEQQKLQEKREREEAAQKTLEQAESELGNGATWQNPEPPMALRIMEKDRANCPFYGKTGACRFGDRCLRKHNFPSSSPTLLIKSMFTTFGMEQCRRDDYDPDANLEYSEEETYQQFLDFYDDVLPEFRSVGKVIQFKVSCNFEPHLRGNVYVQYQSEEECQAALSLFNGRWYAGRQLRCEFCPVTRWKMAICGLFEIQQCPRGKHCNFLHVFRNPNNEFWEANRDIFLSPDRTGSSFGNGSDRRERTGHQDEYYWRPGRRRSPSPPHSYERSREAERKRKSSHRGKKSHKHTSKSRERHSSRSRGRKRDRSRIRGSRSQSSFGSRSPGGKRSGSRDRSTQSPKSNFVL; encoded by the coding sequence ATGGCGGCGCCCGAGAAGTTACCGTTTCCGGAGAAAGCAAGCCACAAAAAGTACAGGGCCGCCCTGAAGAAGGAGAAACGAAAGAAACGGCGGCAGGAACTCGCTCGACGGAGAGACTCGGGACTctcccagaaggaggaggaggctgctTTTATTGAAGAACAACACCCAGAAGAAGAGATGTCGGAGACCGAGAGGCAAAAATTACACGAGGCGTGGCTGCTTCGGGAGCAGAAGGCACAAGAAGAATTCCGaatcaagaaggaaaaggaagaggcgGCTAGAAAACggcaggaagaacagagaaagttgaaggaagagtgggaagagcagcagagaaaggacagaggagaggaggagcagcAGAAGctccaggagaagagagaaagggaggaagctgCGCAGAAGACGCTGGAGCAGGCTGAAAGCGAGTTGGGAAATGGTGCCACATGGCAGAACCCAGAACCACCCATGGCCTTAAGGATAATGGAAAAAGATCGAGCGAACTGTCCGTTCTACGGTAAAACAGGAGCGTGCAGATTTGGAGACAGGTGTTTGCGTAAACACAATTTCCCGTCGTCGAGTCCCACGCTTCTGATTAAAAGCATGTTTACGACATTTGGAATGGAGCAGTGCAGACGGGATGACTATGACCCCGATGCGAACCTCGAGTACAGTGAAGAGGAAACCTACCAGCAATTCCTGGACTTCTATGATGACGTGCTGCCCGAGTTCAGGAGCGTGGGGAAAGTGATCCAGTTCAAGGTCAGCTGCAACTTCGAACCTCACCTGAGGGGCAACGTGTACGTTCAGTATCAATCGGAAGAAGAATGCCAAGCCGCCCTTTCTCTGTTTAACGGACGATGGTACGCAGGACGGCAGCTTCGGTGCGAATTCTGCCCCGTGACCCGATGGAAAATGGCAATTTGTGGCTTATTTGAAATACAACAATGTCCAAGAGGAAAACACTGCAACTTTCTTCATGTGTTCCGTAATCCCAACAATGAGTTTTGGGAAGCTAATAGAGACATCTTCCTGTCTCCAGATCGGACTGGCTCCTCCTTTGGCAATGGCTCGGACAGGAGAGAGAGGACGGGCCACCAGGACGAATACTACTGGAGGCCCGGGAGGCGGAGAAGCCCTAGTCCACCGCATTCCTACGAGAGAAGCAGGGAAgctgagaggaaaaggaaaagcagtcACCGGGGGAAGAAGTCTCACAAACACACGTCAAAGAGTCGCGAGAGGCACAGTTCACGcagtagaggaagaaaaagggaccGCAGCCGGATCCGCGGCAGCCGCAGCCAGAGTTCCTTCGGGTCCAGGAGTCCTGGCGGGAAGAGGTCAGGCAGCAGAGACAGAAGTACTCAGAGTCCCAAatccaattttgttctttaa